The Streptomyces capitiformicae genome contains the following window.
TGAACCGCGCCAAGGAGACCCGGTCCGGGTCCACGACGGACGGATCCGGCAGGGTGCCGTGCTCTGTGTGCTCGAAGTACTCGCGGAAGTCGACTTCCCCGTCCGCGGTCCGCTCGCCGATCACCACACGGTGGCGCAGTGCGGGCAGCCGGGGTGCCATCTCGGCCAGCGCCGCGGCGTGCTCGAAGTTGTCCCACCGATCGACGGTCACGCAGACGACGGCATCCAGTCGGCGGAGCCACCGCTCCAGCTCACGGGGGCGGATCGTGCACATGATCGGCGCGGCGACGGCCCCGAGCCGGGCGCAGGCCAGTACCAGCGGTCCGACCTGCCAGCGGTTCGGCAACTGAATCGCGACGACCTGACCGCTGCGCACCCCCAGCGCGTGCAACGCGCCGGCGAAGCGGTCCACATACTCGGCGTACTGCGCGTAGCTCAGCCGTACGATGCCCCGGCCGGCCTCCGACGCGAGAACAGCGGGGGCGTCAGGAGTCTCGGCACGCCACCGCGCCAGGTCGTCCAGGATGCTGTCGGCGCGCCAGAGGCCCTCCTTGCGGTACTGCTCCACGGTGGTGGCGGATGGGCGCAACGTGCTGATCGGGTTCACTTTCACTTCCAATAGGATGAAATGCGTTGTTTTATTCTGTTTTATTCCGTCGGGGCAGCCCTTAGTGCCCCAGTCCGGCGCCTCCGTCGACCGGGATCACGGCGCCGCGTACATAACCGGCACCCGCCAGGAACGCCACCGCGTCGGCGACCTCGTCGGGGTGGGCCGGCCGTCCGGCCGGGGTCTGCCGCAGCAGCTCTTGGCGCTGCTCCTCGGTGAGCGCACGGGTCATGTCCGTCTCGATCAGGCCGGGCGCCACCACATTGCAGGTGATGTCCCGGGGGCCGAGCTCCTGGGTCAGTGACCGTGCGAAGCCGACCAGCCCTGCCTTCGCCGCCGCGTAGTTGGTCTGCCCGGGGGCGCCGTGCAGTGCTGATGTGGAGGAGATCAGCACGATACGGCCATGGCGTTCCCGGAGCATTCCGCGCACCGCGCGCTGGGCGACGCGGAAGGCCCCGGTGAGGTTGGTGTCGATGACGGAGGTGAAGTCCGCCTCGCTCATCCGTACCAGCAGCCGGTCCTGGGTGGTGCCCGCGTTGGCGACCAGGACGGTGACCGGACCGTGGGCCGACTCGGCCTCCTTGAAGGCCTGGTCCACCTGCTGACCGTCCGTCACATCGCACCGCACGGAAAGAAAACCCTCGTCGCCGGGTGGCGCCTCACTGCGGTAGGTCACCGTGACCAGGTCCCCGGCCGCCACGAAGCGGCGGGCTATGGCCAGCCCGATCCCTCTGTTTCCCCCGGTCACCAGGACCGAGCGGGGCGTTGCCTGAGTCATCGTGCCATCCCTTCCTTTCCTTTCTTGCCGTGCCCTGTCGTGCTGTGCTGTCGGCGTCTGCCGGATCCGGTTCCTCCCCCGCGGGCTCCTGCGGCCACAGAACCCTGCGGTGCCTTCCGCGGACCCGTACGCGCAGCCCCACGACACAGACGGCGAGCGCGGCGAAGGCGAGTACGGCGAGCCAGAAGTGGGCTACGTACATGGCGTCGAGGAAGGCGCGGTTGGCATTTTCCGCGAGTTGCGGCAGTCGCAGCGAACGGGCCAGTGAGCGTGCCGCCTCGGCTGAGGTCCGGGCCGCCTCCGCGGACCTGGGCGGCAGCCGGGACAACTCGTCGGGCAGGGCGGCACCGGCCATCCGCTCCCGGTACACCCCGGAGAGGATCGTGCCGGCCATCGCCACCCCGAGCGTGCCGCCCACCTGCGGCGTGACACTGCTGACCGCTGATCCGGCGCCCGTGAGATACTGCGGCACTCTGCTCATCATCGCGGCCGTGAGCGGCGTACCGATCAGCCCCATGCCGGCCCCCTGCGCCCCCATCAACGTGACGATGACCGCGGTCGGCGTCCGCTCGTCGAACCACAGGTAGCAGATGTATGTGACGCCCATGGCCAGCATTCCGGCTGCGACCGCCCACCGGGCCGACAGCAGCCTGCTCGCCATGGGCGAGGCCTGACTGCCGAGGACGATGCCGACCGCGGGGGCGATCATCACGGTTCCGGCCTGCAGGGGAGAGAAACCGCGGGGCCCCTGGAGATAGAAGGCCAGAGCGAACAGATGCCCGCTCAGCGTCATGAACGCGAGCAGCAGCACCACACACCCAGCCGTGAATCCAGGCAGCCGGAACAGCCGCAGATCCAGGCTGGGGGCAGGGGATGTGCGTTGGACGCCCACGAAGAGGGCGAGCAGCGCCCCGCCCACCGCTACAGGGAGCAGGACGTGCGGCCCGTACCAGGTCTCCTGGTTGCCGATCTCGATGATTCCGTAGACCAGACCGCTCAGCCCGAGCACCGCCAGGGCCATCCCCCGCAGGTCGAGCACCTGACGCCGGGCACCACCCAGCTTCGGTACGACGGCCGCCACCCCGGCCAGACACACGGCGACGATCGGCACATTGACCAGGAACACCGAGCCCCACCAGAAGTTGCTGAGCAGTGCCCCGCCCGCCAGCGGGCCGACGGCCACGCCGAGGCCGCTGGACAAGCTCCAGATCGCGATCGCCCGGGTGCGTTTCTCCTCCGGGGTGCTCTGCAGGATGATCGTCAGTGTCGCGGGCATCAGCAGCGCGCTGCCCGCGCCCATGAAGGCGCGCGCCACGACGAGCCAGGCCGGGCTGCCGGCGAACGCACCGGCGCCGGAGGCGGCGCCGAACAGCGCCAGACCGGCGAGAAGGGTGGTCCGGGGGCCGAAACGGTCGGCCAGCGCGCCGCCGGCGAGGAGTGTACTGGCGAGGATCAGGGTGTATGCGCTGGAGATCCACTCCAGTTCGCCGGGGGTCGCGCCCAGGCCCCTGACCGGGTCCGCCAGGGTCGTGGCGGCGACATTGAGGATCGAGGTGTCCAGCCAGATCAGCATCTGGGCGCAGACCACGACCAGAAGGATGGCCCAGGGCCGGGACGGGGCGGACTTGCCCGCTGTCCTGCGCACGTCGCTCACACCGCTCACCGGACGCCCGCGTTGTCTCCATGGTCCCCGTATCCGCGCAGCGCCCGGTCGACCAGCGCGTCGGCCGCGCCCGTGTAGCGGGCCGGGTCGAGTAGTTCCGACAGCTCGGCGGGGGTGAAACAGGCCGACAGTTCGGGGTGGCCGGACAGCACCTCGCCGATCGTCCGCCCCGTGTCGGCCGCCTCGACCGAGGCCGCGGTCAGCAGCTTCTTCGCCCGCGCCTTGCCGAGCACCGGGGCGAGGGCCACCGCCAGCCGCTCGGTGACGAGGGCGCCGCCAGTCAGTTTGAGGTTGGCCCGCATCCGGTCCGGGTGGACGATCAGCCCCTCGGCGAGTTCGACGGCGGTGTGCGCGGCCCCGCCCGCCAGCCGCAGTGCCTCCCGCAGCGGCTGCCACTCGGCGTGCCACGCTCCGGCGGGCCGCTCGTCCTCGGCCAGCAGGCACTGGGCCAGGACGAGGGCATGGGCGGGGACCTGGCGGGCGGCCGCCACGATCAGTGTGGCGAGCGCGGGGTTCCGCTTCTGCGGCATGGCGGAGGAGGCTCCGCGCCCGGCGGCCGCCGGCTCGGACACCTCACCGATCTCGGTCCGGGACAGCGTCTGCACATCGAGCGCGAACTTCCCGAGCGCTCCGGTGACCAGCTGGAGCACCGCCCCCAGCTCGGCGACCGGCGTACGTACGGTGTGCCAGGGCAGCACCGGCTCGGTCAGCCCCAGCGCCTTGGCGAACGGCCCCAGCAGCTCCACCCCGCTGCTGTCACAGGCCCGGCCGCCGCCCTCCCCGCGGTCGAGGGCCGCGTACTCGCGGTACGCGGCGAGCGTCCCGGCCGCGCCTCCGAGCTGGGCCGGGAGAGCGGACGCGACCGAGCGGACCCGGACCAGGGCGTCGGCGACCAGCCGCAGCCAGCCCGCCGCCTTCAGGCCGAAGGTGGTGGGCACCGCGTGCTGGGCCAGGGTGCGCCCGGCCAGGACGGTGTGGCGATGTGCGTCGGCCAGTGCGGCCAGGGCGGCGGCGGTGCGGTCCAGATCGGCGGCGATCAGGCCGAGCACCCGGCGGGCCACCAGCATGGCCGCCGAATCGAGAATGTCCTGACTGGTCGACCCCCGGTGCACATACTCCGCCGCGGCCGGATCCTTGGCGGCCACCACCTCCATGAAGGCGCTCACCAGCGGCACGACAGGGTTGGCCGAGCCCCGGGCCGCGTGGGACAGGGCGACCAGGTCCAGCCGTTCCACATCGGCGGCCGAGGCGATCGCCTTCACCGCGGCGGCCGGCGTCAGTCCGACCGCGTGCTGGGCGCGGGCGAGCGCCACCTCGGCGTCGAGCATGGCCTGCAGCCAGGCCTCGTCGGTCACCGCGGCCGCCGCGGGTGTACCCGCCCAGGTGGGGGCGAGCAGGCCCGCGTCGGTGCCCACGGACATCGCGTTCACACTCATCGACTCCCTGTGCCTGATATCTGACGCAGCGCCGCCCGCGCGATCGCGTCCGAGTCCTCCAGCGTCACCGAGCCGACACCCGGCCTGATGCCGACCGCCGTCACCCAGCGCACGCCCTCCGCCGGTACCCCGAAGGCGAACCGGCGAGGGTGCTCCCGGCCCGTCGCGTCCAACAACCGGGGCGGACCGTCGGTCACCGCCAGCCCGCCCGGCTCGTATCCGTCCAGCCGGTACGGGCCGCACCCTCCGGCGGCGAGCAGCCCCCGCAGCAGCGGACTGGTGCTGCGCCGCAGATCGACGGCGGGCAGCCGGGCCTCGACGAGCGCGTCGACCCGCACCGGGGGTGCGCTCACCAGCTCCGCGTCCACGAGGAATCCCCCCTCCGGCGCCGAGGGCCGTACTCGCATCCCGGGGCCCAGGACGTGCAACACCTCCGCCTCGATCAGCGCGATCAGCTGCTCGATGCGGAAGGCGGGCGGTCCGATGGAGGTGAAGGCGTTCAACGGGGTGTACCAGCCGTCGAGTTCGGCACGGTAGGAGTCCCCCGAGACGCCGCCGTGGTCGACGACCAGCCGGATCTCGTTGCGCAGGTCCCGCAGGGCGTCCAGGGCCGCCTTCAGCGGGCCGTTCACATTGCCCAGCCGCGCCTCGACGACATCCCGCCGCAGATACTCCAGCAGCCAGTGCCGGAAGTCGTCCCGGTCGGCGAAGTCCCGCTCGCCGTACGGCCGTTCGATGCGCTGCCAGTCCCACCGCTCGGCCGGTGGTACGGCGTACCGGTCGAGCAGGTCCGCCTCGGGGACGCGGCCGGCGAGACACGACCGTACGAACTCCTCGGCGGCCACAGGGCCTTGGGCGGCCCGGATCCAGGCCTCGTAGTACACCGTCCGGACCTCGCGGTCGATCAGCGGCCAGAGGTCGCGGCGGAAGCCGATCGGTCGTTGCCGCAGCCCGGCGATGACCTTCGGGGTCAGGAACCGTGGCTCGTGGCGGCCGAGCGCGCCCTTCTCGTTCTCACCCCGGGCGTGATACGGCACACCTCGCCGCGAACCGGCGTACAGCACCGGCTCGTTGCCGCTCGGGAGGTACACGAGACCGCACTGGCCCTCCTTGAACGTGCCGCCGCGGCCCTCGGTGAGCAGCGCCAGGCAGTCGAAGAAGTTCAGCCCCAGCCCGCGCAGGGCGACCTGGGCGCCCGGCGCGATCCCGCTCAGGTCGGCGTCGGCCGGGTTGGCGGGTGCCACGTACGTGAGGCCGTGCCGGTCGGCGAAGGAGCGCAGCTCGCGCTCCGCCGGGCTCGGCGTCAGGGCACCGTGACCGAGGGCCAGCACGACCGCGTCCAGCCCGGTCAGCGGAGAACCCTCAGCCAACGTCACCGTCTGCCGGCCGTCCGTGGGGTCGTCGTCGAGTGCGATCGCGGTCGTCCGGTGCGTGTGGACCGTGAACCGCGGCGGGACGGTGTCCAAGAGGTGCCGGAAGACCCACTCCAGGTAGTGGCCGTGGAAAGCGCGGGTCGGGTAGGTGTCCGGGCCGAGCCGCCGCGCCTCCTCCAGGACCCAGGCCGGAAGGTCCGGGTCGATGGCCTCGTCGCGGACCGCGCACGCCCACTCGTACAGGCTGGGCCCCGGCACCGACGGGCCCGCGCAGTCCACGCTGTCGTCGGTGAACAGGGTCACCTGGGAGGCGACCGTGTTCATCAGCAGCTCGCCGGGCTGGTCGGTACGCCACACCGCGCCGGCGCCGGGCGGGTACGGGTCGACGAGGTGGACCACGACCCGCCGCCCGGCGACCTCCTCGGCGTTGGCAAGGATCCGCTCCAGCACCGAGAGGCCGCGCGGGCCGGCGCCGATCACACAGAGAGTGAGAGCGTCACCGGGGTCGGTCATTCCTGGCCCAGCCCGTCGCGCCAGCTCGGCCTCGTCGGCTTCCAGCCCAGTGCCGCGCGGGCCCGGTCGTTGGCCGCGCCGTGGGCGGACGTGAGCTGATGGGCCATGAACCAGCCCAGCAGCCGGGGCGCGAGCGCCGCCGGGATCGTACGGGGCGACGGACCGGCCAGCACACGGGCGAGATGCGGCAGCCACTGCGCCGCCGGAGCCGGGTCGTCGTCCGTCACGTGGAACACCCCCGTGGCGTCCGACTCGACGGCGGCCACGGCCGCCCCCACGGCGTCCTCCACATGCAGGAACGACATGATGCCGGCCCCGCCCCCGGGCAGCGGGAGCTGCCCGGCCGCCACGAACTGCGCTGCCGAGCCGGTACGGGCGTACGCGGTGTGCGGGCCGTACAGCGTGCCGTACCGCAGGACCACGCCCGCGAGGTCGCTGCTCGTGACCAGCCGCTCCAGTTCGGCGACGGCCCGTACGGTCGAGGCCCAGCCGGGGTCGGGGGCGTCCACGTACAGCGGCGAGTCCTCGTCGAGGACCGGCTCTCCGGCCGGGGCGGCGGCGAACGCGATGGACTGGGCGACCAGCCGCCGCGCACCGGCCGCCCGGGCCGCCTCGATCAGGTGGGCGGTGCCCTCGGTGCGCAGCCGCGCCGTACGGGCGAACGCCTCCGGTGGGTCGTCGCCCAGCAGCCGCAGCGCCGACATCTGGTGGACGACCACCTCGGGACGGGCGGCCGACACCGCCGACAGCAGGGCCTCACGATCGAGGGCGTCGGCGACCACCACCTCGTCCGCCTCGGGCGCCCGCCCCTGCGCCCCCTGACGCACCAGCGCGCTCACTTCGTGGCCCCGCGCCCTGAGCGCGCCCACCAGCGGATGCCCGACCACTCCGGTGGCCCCGGCGACAAGTACACGCAACGTTCAGTCCTCCTCACCCGCGGCCACCGGCGGGGCGACCCGCATCAGTAGCCGGCATTCCTTGTCGCCGTCCCGCAGACAGCTCTCGGCCCGGTTCTCCGTCAGCGTCACGCCGAGACCCTCCGACCAGCCCGCGTGGATGTCGGTGCACGGACACCGGTAGCCCTCCAGGGAACCGGCCATCCGGACCATGGTGATCGCGAAGTTCCGCCTCAGCGTGAGCACGATCAGGTCGTCGTCCTCGACCTCGGTGGAGGCGTTGCGCAGCTCCGGCGGGAACATCCGGTCGCCGCAGTCGTCGTACCGGCGGCGCAGCCCCTCCAGGTCCTTGCGGACGTCACCGGTGTCGGGGAGCGGCCCGGCCCGGCGGCCCACCCGCTGACCCACATGCAGGGCGACCTTGCGCAGCGCCTCGGCGTTGATCTCGTTCGCGACGTCCTGCCCGAACCGCGCGGCCACGCCCTGGTACCAGTTGGCGTCGTGCTGCCACCACAGGCGGTACGCCTCACTCGCCCGGGCACGGTGGTTGACGGTGTCGGCGTCGGTGTTCGTGCTCATACGTGGTGCTCCTTGGCGGCGACGACGACATCGGCCGCGTCGGCGGCGAAACGGTCGCGCATCACTCGTTTGAGAACCTTGCCGGTGGCGCCCTTGGCCACGTCGTCGGGCTTCATCCGCAGGGCCCTCGCCACGGGCGGGAAACCGGCGTCCGTCAGCGCGGAGTTGACGCGCGCGGTCCACTCCTCGTCGTCACCGGCGCCCTCCTCCTGGGCCAGCTGGAGCAGCACGTACGCGTCGGCCACCCCGTCCCCGTCCCAGTCGGCCCGTACGCCGTCCGGGGCGACCCCGACGACCGTGCAGTCGGCGAGTCCGGGCAACTCGGCCAGGAGCAATTCCTCGGTACGGGTGCTGAAGACGATGCCGGCGCGGGTGCGGATGGCGTCCGGGGCCCGGTCGAGGTGGTAGAAGTTCCCGTCCTCGTCCTGACGGGCGAGGTCGCCGGTGAGCCAGTAGCCGCCGAGCCGCATCCGGTTCCAGGTCAGCGAGTCGTTCCAGTAACCCGGCGTGAGGGTCGGGGACTTGAAGCCCAGGCGCCCGATCTCGCCGGGCGGCAGCGGGGTGCCGTCCTCCGCGAGCACGGCGGCCTCGGCGAAGCTGATCGGCTTGCCGACACAGCGCGAGTACGCCGAA
Protein-coding sequences here:
- the fabG gene encoding 3-oxoacyl-ACP reductase FabG, with the translated sequence MTQATPRSVLVTGGNRGIGLAIARRFVAAGDLVTVTYRSEAPPGDEGFLSVRCDVTDGQQVDQAFKEAESAHGPVTVLVANAGTTQDRLLVRMSEADFTSVIDTNLTGAFRVAQRAVRGMLRERHGRIVLISSTSALHGAPGQTNYAAAKAGLVGFARSLTQELGPRDITCNVVAPGLIETDMTRALTEEQRQELLRQTPAGRPAHPDEVADAVAFLAGAGYVRGAVIPVDGGAGLGH
- a CDS encoding MFS transporter, with amino-acid sequence MSDVRRTAGKSAPSRPWAILLVVVCAQMLIWLDTSILNVAATTLADPVRGLGATPGELEWISSAYTLILASTLLAGGALADRFGPRTTLLAGLALFGAASGAGAFAGSPAWLVVARAFMGAGSALLMPATLTIILQSTPEEKRTRAIAIWSLSSGLGVAVGPLAGGALLSNFWWGSVFLVNVPIVAVCLAGVAAVVPKLGGARRQVLDLRGMALAVLGLSGLVYGIIEIGNQETWYGPHVLLPVAVGGALLALFVGVQRTSPAPSLDLRLFRLPGFTAGCVVLLLAFMTLSGHLFALAFYLQGPRGFSPLQAGTVMIAPAVGIVLGSQASPMASRLLSARWAVAAGMLAMGVTYICYLWFDERTPTAVIVTLMGAQGAGMGLIGTPLTAAMMSRVPQYLTGAGSAVSSVTPQVGGTLGVAMAGTILSGVYRERMAGAALPDELSRLPPRSAEAARTSAEAARSLARSLRLPQLAENANRAFLDAMYVAHFWLAVLAFAALAVCVVGLRVRVRGRHRRVLWPQEPAGEEPDPADADSTARQGTARKERKGWHDDSGNAPLGPGDRGKQRDRAGHSPPLRGGRGPGHGDLPQ
- a CDS encoding class-II fumarase/aspartase family protein; this encodes MSVNAMSVGTDAGLLAPTWAGTPAAAAVTDEAWLQAMLDAEVALARAQHAVGLTPAAAVKAIASAADVERLDLVALSHAARGSANPVVPLVSAFMEVVAAKDPAAAEYVHRGSTSQDILDSAAMLVARRVLGLIAADLDRTAAALAALADAHRHTVLAGRTLAQHAVPTTFGLKAAGWLRLVADALVRVRSVASALPAQLGGAAGTLAAYREYAALDRGEGGGRACDSSGVELLGPFAKALGLTEPVLPWHTVRTPVAELGAVLQLVTGALGKFALDVQTLSRTEIGEVSEPAAAGRGASSAMPQKRNPALATLIVAAARQVPAHALVLAQCLLAEDERPAGAWHAEWQPLREALRLAGGAAHTAVELAEGLIVHPDRMRANLKLTGGALVTERLAVALAPVLGKARAKKLLTAASVEAADTGRTIGEVLSGHPELSACFTPAELSELLDPARYTGAADALVDRALRGYGDHGDNAGVR
- a CDS encoding FAD/NAD(P)-binding protein yields the protein MTDPGDALTLCVIGAGPRGLSVLERILANAEEVAGRRVVVHLVDPYPPGAGAVWRTDQPGELLMNTVASQVTLFTDDSVDCAGPSVPGPSLYEWACAVRDEAIDPDLPAWVLEEARRLGPDTYPTRAFHGHYLEWVFRHLLDTVPPRFTVHTHRTTAIALDDDPTDGRQTVTLAEGSPLTGLDAVVLALGHGALTPSPAERELRSFADRHGLTYVAPANPADADLSGIAPGAQVALRGLGLNFFDCLALLTEGRGGTFKEGQCGLVYLPSGNEPVLYAGSRRGVPYHARGENEKGALGRHEPRFLTPKVIAGLRQRPIGFRRDLWPLIDREVRTVYYEAWIRAAQGPVAAEEFVRSCLAGRVPEADLLDRYAVPPAERWDWQRIERPYGERDFADRDDFRHWLLEYLRRDVVEARLGNVNGPLKAALDALRDLRNEIRLVVDHGGVSGDSYRAELDGWYTPLNAFTSIGPPAFRIEQLIALIEAEVLHVLGPGMRVRPSAPEGGFLVDAELVSAPPVRVDALVEARLPAVDLRRSTSPLLRGLLAAGGCGPYRLDGYEPGGLAVTDGPPRLLDATGREHPRRFAFGVPAEGVRWVTAVGIRPGVGSVTLEDSDAIARAALRQISGTGSR
- a CDS encoding NAD-dependent epimerase/dehydratase family protein, whose translation is MRVLVAGATGVVGHPLVGALRARGHEVSALVRQGAQGRAPEADEVVVADALDREALLSAVSAARPEVVVHQMSALRLLGDDPPEAFARTARLRTEGTAHLIEAARAAGARRLVAQSIAFAAAPAGEPVLDEDSPLYVDAPDPGWASTVRAVAELERLVTSSDLAGVVLRYGTLYGPHTAYARTGSAAQFVAAGQLPLPGGGAGIMSFLHVEDAVGAAVAAVESDATGVFHVTDDDPAPAAQWLPHLARVLAGPSPRTIPAALAPRLLGWFMAHQLTSAHGAANDRARAALGWKPTRPSWRDGLGQE